A genome region from Macrotis lagotis isolate mMagLag1 chromosome 4, bilby.v1.9.chrom.fasta, whole genome shotgun sequence includes the following:
- the SNAPC1 gene encoding LOW QUALITY PROTEIN: snRNA-activating protein complex subunit 1 (The sequence of the model RefSeq protein was modified relative to this genomic sequence to represent the inferred CDS: inserted 1 base in 1 codon; deleted 1 base in 1 codon) encodes MGAPGVLHSDLETLLSRFQETDSVRFEDFSALWRELKFHTIFYGRMRPMEKNKFTKEALALAWKYFLPPYTFQIRVGALYLMYGLYNTQLCQPKQKIRACLKDWDEVTKFQQDLTNAQHFDASYILRKLRLDKAFHFTAMPKPLSYRMKKNIPQTEVTEEFKEPNDRVMKLITADTLEEIMNIHDHYQEMKQIISADKSQPDKALSLIKMSFLVNIKNLVLXHKQWHEDKKS; translated from the exons ATGGGCGCCCCCGGCGTCCTGCACTCGGACTTGGAGACGCTTCTCTCGCGTTTCCAGGAGACGGACAGCGTCCGATTCGAGGACTTCTCCGCGCTGTGGAGGGAGCTGAAGTTCCACACTATCTTCTA tgGCAGAATGAGACCTATGGAAAAGAACAAGTTTACAAAGGAAGCTCTAGCTCTGGCTTGGAAATAT TTCCTACCTCCTTATACCTTTCAGATCAGGGTTGGTGCTTTGTATCTTATGTATGGATTGTATAATACACAACTCTGTCAACCAAAGCAAAAG ATTAGAGCATGCCTTAAGGATTGGGATGAAGTTACGAAATTCCAGCAAGATCTGACAAATGCACAACATTTTGATGCTTCTTATATTCTTAGGAAACTTCGACTAGACAAAGCCTTCCATTTTACAGCAATGCCCAAACCT CTTTCATACAGAATGAAGAAGAATATTCCACAAACTGAAGTAACAGAGGAATTTAAGGAACCAAATGACCGAGTAATGAAGCTTATCACTGCTGACACATTAgag gaaATTATGAATATCCATGATCATTACCAGGAAATGAAGCAAATAATTTCAGCTGATAAATCCCAGCCTGACAAAGCCCTCAGCTTGATAAAGATGAGTTTTTTAGTTAATATTAAGAACCTGGTTT GACATAAACAATGGCACGAAGACAAAAAG TCCtga